Below is a window of Desulfonatronum thiodismutans DNA.
GCGTTGACCCCGGCCGGCAGCAGTGGTTCAAGGGTCTCGATCAGGAACTGCCGTCCGTATTTGGGGTGCTCCTTCCATTGTCCGGTCAGGTTGAGCATCTCCCCGGGCTTGACCTGGACCACATTGCCCACAGCGGTGACGATCCCCGGCTCGTCCCGGACCTTGATCCGAAGCACGGCGTAGCCGTTCTCCGGGTTGAAGAACGTCACGCCGTTGACTTCGGCGTTCAGAGTGACGGAAGAGGGTGGGACCGCGGATCGCGGACTATGGGTCGCGGAATCAGTCATGATCGGCTGCTTTGGACGCTGGGTTGACTTCGGATAGGTTCCCCATACACTCGGAGTAAGGGGGGGTGCTTATGCTGGAAGTTCATATCGAGGATCGGGATACACAGATTTTTCAATTGATGCAGGCCGCGTTGGCGGGGGAACATGTTCTGCTTTTCAGCTCCGGCAAACCCCTTGTCCGGCTGACCCCGCTTTCGGAATCCGCTCAGCGCACCACGGGCTACCATTCTCTGGACATTTCAGTCGATGAACTTGACGCGGCTTTCTCTCCGGAGGTGGATGCAGAGGTCGCGGCTCTGTTCAGTCTTCACGCTGGAAACGCTTCATGACGGCGAAGCTTTTGCTGGATACGCACATCGTCCTCTGGTGGCTTGCCGGACATCCTCGGTTGAGCGCTTCCGGGTGCGAGCAGATCAGGGAAGCGACATGCCTGGTCAGTGTTGCCTCCATTTGGGAGGTCGCGATTAAATTCAAGCTGGGTAAGCTCCATGTAGCGCCTCGTCTGTTGCTGGCATCTGTTCAAGAGGCTCGGATGATCGTATTACCCGTCTTGGCCGACCATGCAGCTTCAACCGTCGATTTGCCTCTTCTTCACAATGATCCGTTTGACCGCCTCTTGATCGCTCAAGCCCGTTACGAGGAGATCACCCTTTTGACGGCGGACGAGCATGTCGGCGCGTATGGCGATCCCGTCTTCATGCTCAGCTGACCATTCGTCCCTTCGATTCGTTCAATTCCCCGTCAACTTGTACTTTTTCAGCTTGTACTGCAGCAGGCTCTTGGAGATGCCGAGCATGTCCGCGGTTTTGACCTGCACGAAGTTGGTGTGGACCAGGGCGCGGCGGATCAGGGCG
It encodes the following:
- a CDS encoding type II toxin-antitoxin system VapC family toxin, with the protein product MTAKLLLDTHIVLWWLAGHPRLSASGCEQIREATCLVSVASIWEVAIKFKLGKLHVAPRLLLASVQEARMIVLPVLADHAASTVDLPLLHNDPFDRLLIAQARYEEITLLTADEHVGAYGDPVFMLS